From a single Anomaloglossus baeobatrachus isolate aAnoBae1 chromosome 4, aAnoBae1.hap1, whole genome shotgun sequence genomic region:
- the LOC142302819 gene encoding 1-phosphatidylinositol phosphodiesterase-like, producing MDRPVVLLLCVLGIGVFGDQNPAFDRTEIPSVTWPDWMSYLPDHVPLSALAIPGTHDTMAFFGGPLAECQSWNLINQYNSGVRFLDIRCRHYQDRLPIFHGVSYQRMDFIQVLTDTVNFLTEHPRETILMRLKEEYEPYQNTRSFYQSVDEVLKQIGERWFFRSDRLPTLGEARGKVVILQNFPSRGEGPDFGPPYPGPMSISDDYQVSDDSVKWAEVARHLTVTQNGDPEKAYLTYCSGTHWLLYTPESLARKINPRVLDYLNLKSSFASRRRSVGVVIMDFPGAELVRRIVLDNWA from the coding sequence GGTATTGGGGTGTTCGGAGACCAGAATCCAGCCTTTGATCGTACAGAAATACCATCAGTCACCTGGCCAGACTGGATGTCCTACCTTCCAGACCACGTGCCCCTCTCTGCCTTGGCCATACCAGGAACCCACGATACAATGGCTTTTTTTGGAGGTCCTCTCGCTGAATGTCAAAGCTGGAACCTAATAAACCAATACAATTCTGGAGTTAGATTCTTGGACATCCGGTGTCGTCATTACCAAGATCGGTTGCCCATTTTCCATGGCGTGTCCTACCAGCGTATGGATTTCATCCAGGTTCTCACCGATACCGTGAACTTCCTGACAGAGCACCCACGGGAGACTATTTTAATGAGGCTGAAGGAGGAGTATGAACCGTATCAGAACACCAGGAGCTTCTACCAGAGCGTGGACGAGGTTTTGAAGCAGATTGGTGAACGCTGGTTTTTTCGATCAGATAGACTTCCAACTTTAGGAGAAGCGAGAGGCAAAGTGGTAATCCTACAAAACTTCCCATCGAGAGGTGAAGGTCCAGATTTTGGCCCTCCATATCCTGGACCCATGAGTATTTCAGATGATTATCAAGTCAGTGATGACTCGGTCAAATGGGCTGAAGTGGCGAGGCATCTAACAGTCACTCAAAATGGAGATCCCGAAAAAGCTTACCTGACCTACTGCTCGGGAACCCACTGGCTTCTCTACACACCGGAGTCTCTGGCTCGGAAGATCAACCCAAGAGTTCTTGACTATCTTAATCTTAAATCGTCATTCGCAAGCAGAAGGAGGTCGGTTGGGGTAGTAATTATGGACTTTCCAGGGGCGGAACTGGTGAGACGAATAGTTTTGGATAATTGGGCATGA